In Microbacterium maritypicum, the following are encoded in one genomic region:
- a CDS encoding HhH-GPD-type base excision DNA repair protein, which produces MALHITGDTAADELLTDNPLALLVGMLLDQQVPMETAFAGPLKIEQRTGAADAATIAHMAPDEFLEAFKQTPAVHRFPGSMATRVQTLCQTLVDDWDGDAAALWTEGDPDGPEVLKRLKALPGFGEQKAKIFLALLGKQYGFTGEGWREASAPYGEDGSYRSVADIVSSESLTKVREHKKAMKAAAKAPK; this is translated from the coding sequence ATGGCCCTTCACATCACCGGAGACACCGCCGCCGACGAGCTGCTGACCGACAATCCGCTCGCCCTGCTGGTGGGGATGCTGCTGGATCAGCAGGTCCCCATGGAGACCGCGTTCGCCGGTCCGCTCAAGATCGAGCAGCGCACCGGAGCGGCGGATGCCGCGACCATCGCGCACATGGCACCGGACGAGTTCCTCGAGGCGTTCAAGCAGACGCCCGCCGTGCACCGCTTCCCCGGGTCGATGGCGACGCGCGTGCAGACGCTGTGCCAGACGCTCGTCGATGACTGGGACGGCGACGCCGCTGCCCTCTGGACCGAGGGCGACCCGGACGGCCCCGAGGTACTGAAGCGCCTGAAGGCCCTCCCCGGATTCGGCGAACAGAAGGCGAAGATCTTCCTGGCTCTGCTGGGCAAGCAGTACGGCTTCACGGGCGAGGGCTGGCGCGAGGCATCCGCTCCCTACGGCGAAGACGGCTCGTATCGCAGCGTCGCCGACATCGTCTCGTCCGAGTCCCTCACGAAGGTGCGCGAGCACAAGAAGGCTATGAAGGCCGCGGCGAAGGCTCCGAAGTGA
- a CDS encoding DUF1801 domain-containing protein: MKPTGDDVAGLIARSSPAVRRRDAETLTALMQEITGREPQTWGTIIGFGSCHYRYPTGTEGDSGLLGFAPRKAATTIYLFDGVGAHSEALAELGPHTTGVGCLYIKDLEQVDLDVLRGILERSLAWVEAGGTPEVQLTVTG; encoded by the coding sequence GTGAAGCCCACGGGCGATGATGTCGCGGGACTCATCGCCCGCTCCTCCCCCGCCGTCCGACGCCGGGACGCCGAGACGCTGACCGCACTCATGCAGGAGATCACCGGCCGCGAGCCGCAGACCTGGGGCACGATCATCGGCTTCGGTTCGTGCCACTACCGCTACCCGACCGGCACCGAGGGCGACAGCGGACTGCTCGGCTTCGCACCCCGCAAGGCCGCGACCACGATCTACCTCTTCGACGGCGTCGGTGCCCACTCCGAGGCTCTCGCCGAGCTCGGCCCGCATACGACGGGCGTCGGATGCCTGTACATCAAGGACCTGGAGCAGGTCGACCTCGACGTGCTGCGCGGCATCCTCGAACGCTCGCTCGCGTGGGTCGAAGCCGGCGGCACCCCCGAGGTGCAGCTCACCGTCACCGGTTGA